From the Solanum lycopersicum chromosome 10, SLM_r2.1 genome, one window contains:
- the LOC138338726 gene encoding uncharacterized protein, with amino-acid sequence MTNDQHDLFSMFLKLKHPVFKVVESKDAYDFLVDFHELLHKMVIVKQFGVEFVTYMFQGNAKMWWRSHVDCQPTEAPPMTWVSFSRLFMEKYIPGTLRDRKRDEFLSLEQGRLSITAYEAKFSALSRGRGGHGRGRYSGGRGGRGNGGHRNGRGDGKMGTTAAQHVRGNAQTGDRAHCYAFPGRAKAETSDAVITGLNLHCELLDIPICVSTSDCNAKTVALAKPGTDPLLWEGEYTSTPVRIISFLRAKRIVSKGCLGFLAHLRDDTTHVPSIESVLVVREFLDMFPADIPGMAPKRDIDFCIDLELGTRPISTPPYRMAPAELRELEAQLQVLLSKGFIRRSASPWGSPLQGACTFSKIVLRCGYHQLKIWATDVPKIAFRTRYGHYEFLVMSVGHTNAPTAFMSLMNGIFKPYLDLFVIIFFDDILNVPFVWTDECEESFQKLKTLLTTALILTMPVEGKNFIVYCDAPYSGSGAVLMQEKNVIAYASRQLKGGLLACVEARSSFLDKIKGKQFTDEKLIQIQDKVLRGEAKEAQIDEEAQVKYKHQRRGGTLQRMPIPEWKWERIAMDFVVCLQKTMSKYDSI; translated from the exons atgacaaatgatcagcatgaccttttcagtatgttcttgaaattgaaacatcCAGTCTTCAAGGTTGTTGAATCtaaggatgcctacgattttctggttgattttcatgagctactacacaaaatGGTTATAGTAAAacagtttggtgttgagtttgtgacttatatgtttcaagggaacgccaaaatgtggtggcggtcacatgttgattgtcaaccaacagaggcaccacctatgacttgggtaTCATTCTCTagattgtttatggagaagtatatccccgggactttgagggataggaaaagagatgagttcttgagcctagagcaaggtaggctGTCGATTACTgcctatgaggctaagtttagtgcattatcaag aggtagaggtggtcatggtagaggccgttattctggaggacgtggtggccgaggtaatggtggtcaccgaAACGGACGGGGTGACGGaaaaatgggaactactgcagcgcaacatgttAGGGGCAATGCgcaaacaggtgatagggcccattgttacgcttttcctGGGCGGGCGAAAgcagagacatcagatgctgttatcacag gtcttaatttacattgtgaattacttgacatacctatttgTGTGTCTACTTCG gattgtaatgctaaaactgtggcgttagccaagcctgggacagatccgttattgTGGGAGGGCGAAtacacttccactccggttcgtatcatctcctttcttcgtgctaagagaattgttagtaaggggtgtttaggtttcttggcacatctcagggatgacactacccatgTGCCTTCtattgagtcggttttggtagtccgtgagtttttggatatGTTCCCTGCAGATATTCCTGGTATGGCTCCGAagagagatattgatttttgcatcgatctggaactgggtactcgccccatttctacacccccttatagaatggctcccgcagaatTAAGAGAGTTAGAGGCCCAACTTCAAgtgttgttgagcaaaggcttcattagacgaagtgcatctccttggggttctccg ttacaaggtgcttgtaccttctcaaaaatcgttTTGAGGTGcggttaccatcaattgaaaatatgggcaacagatgtgcccaAGATTGCTTtccggaccaggtatgggcattatgagttcttagtgatGTCTGTTGGGcatacgaatgcccctactgctttcatgagcttgatgaatgggatttttaagccatatctagatCTCTTCGTCATTATATTCTTTGACGATATACTG aatgttccattcgtatggacggacgaatgtgaggaaagctttcagaaactcaagaccttgttgactactgcactaATCCTTACcatgccagtggaaggtaagaatttcattgtctattgtgatgcaccCTATTCTGGTtcgggtgcagtgctaatgcaagagaagaatgtaattgcttatgcttcaaggcaattaaag ggaggattgttggcttgtgtggaggcaagatcttcttttcttgacaagattaaaggaaagcagtttaccgaCGAGAAACTTATCCagatccaagataaagtattgcgaggagaggctaaggaagcacaaatcgatgaggaagct caagtaaaatataaaCACCAGAGGcgcggaggaacacttcagagaatgcccattcctgaatggaagtgggaaaggattgcaatggacttcgtggtttgTCTTCaaaagacaatgagtaagtatgactccatttaa